In Debaryomyces hansenii CBS767 chromosome A complete sequence, a genomic segment contains:
- a CDS encoding DEHA2D07612p (similar to CA3585|CaIFT1 Candida albicans CaIFT1 or CA2947|IPF6298 Candida albicans IPF6298), whose protein sequence is MSGTDDNSAVGGLMHLLRATNNGAADGTGIDVLVTQARNLLGNNIPPVLIDYTMGLQNNIFGSYPDKSDIAPSAVFLAVFAVIGIAHLVLFFINFSRGHYFYLSLIWTFYCILKVVGWALRVAWANDITMVKLGIADEVLLILSSIILVAVNLILAQRLFTWRHPVGGSRRLFNYTMYLLYSVVAAVIAMTIVASAVPYTYLLSEHAYESYKNVVKVSAILIILYSLTAVSLIALSYFFKPTTKDENLYTYQPWWIESFHPFYFVSPNAAQEAEESFMKRNHNHRHAIRVIASTHHHYNMVEGLTNQRGTLAHNKSLGIILFTTLAIFVGAIVRAVAVFQARFNRDSGPACNPIAAYMCWGVLEVLVNLSYLIGRVDLRFYRPDVLPAKIRAIITAEQTYYPSDNESDEITSSTSETDYYNEQKPSNNAFHFENQRSQNAGAHPYNNLTSQRFPNEKAPGYPTEKYPKEKFMSDDFDDDEKLDFNDNDSDFYF, encoded by the coding sequence ATGAGTGGAACTGACGATAATTCAGCTGTAGGTGGCTTGATGCACTTATTGAGGGCCACTAATAACGGTGCCGCAGATGGTACTGGAATTGATGTTTTAGTTACCCAGGCAAGAAACTTACTAGGCAATAATATTCCTCCAGTATTGATTGATTATACTATGGGATTACAAAACAACATATTTGGATCATATCCTGACAAAAGCGATATAGCCCCTAGTGCTGTGTTCTTAGCAGTTTTCGCAGTAATCGGTATTGCGCATTTGGTATTATTCTTCATAAACTTTTCCAGAGGACATTATTTCTACTTGTCGTTAATATGGACCTTCTATTGTATATTGAAGGTAGTTGGGTGGGCCCTTAGAGTAGCGTGGGCCAACGATATTACCATGGTGAAGCTAGGGATTGCGGACGAGGTGCTTTTGATTTTGTCGTCGATTATCTTGGTTGCAGTCAATTTGATATTGGCTCAAAGATTATTTACATGGAGACATCCAGTTGGTGGGTCCAGAAGATTGTTTAACTATACTATGTACTTGCTTTATTCTGTTGTTGCAGCAGTTATTGCTATGACCATCGTCGCATCAGCCGTACCATATACATACTTATTGTCCGAGCATGCGTACGAGAGCTACAAGAATGTAGTTAAAGTGAGTGccattttgattatattgtaTTCATTAACAGCAGTCAGTTTGATTGCCTTATCGTATTTCTTCAAGCCAACCACCAAGGATGAAAACTTATACACATACCAACCATGGTGGATTGAATCGTTCCACCCGTTCTATTTTGTTAGTCCAAATGCGGCCCAGGAGGCCGAAGAGTCTTTCATGAAAAGAAACCACAATCATCGTCACGCCATTCGAGTTATTGCCTCGACCcatcatcattataatATGGTTGAGGGTTTAACTAATCAGAGAGGTACTTTAGCTCATAACAAGTCTTTGGGCATTATCTTATTTACCACCTTGGCCATCTTCGTGGGTGCTATCGTCAGAGCTGTAGCAGTATTTCAAGCCAGATTCAATAGAGACTCAGGGCCAGCATGTAATCCAATTGCGGCTTATATGTGTTGGGGGGTATTGGAAGTTCTAGTCAATTTACTGTATCTTATCGGTAGAGTCGATTTGAGATTCTATAGACCAGATGTATTACCAGCTAAAATCAGGGCTATTATTACGGCCGAACAGACATACTATCCTTCAGATAACGAGTCAGACGAGATTACTTCCTCGACTAGCGAAACAGACTACTATAATGAACAAAAACCCAGTAATAATGCATTTCATTTCGAAAATCAAAGAAGCCAGAATGCAGGTGCTCATCCGTATAATAACCTAACAAGTCAGAGATTCCCTAACGAGAAAGCACCAGGATACCCCACTGAGAAGTACCCTAAGGAAAAGTTTATGTCCGATGactttgatgatgatgagaaacttgatttcaatgataatgattcagATTTCTACTTTTAA
- a CDS encoding DEHA2D07634p (similar to CA2947|IPF6298 Candida albicans IPF6298 or CA3585|CaIFT1 Candida albicans CaIFT1): protein MSEGYSATHGLMMFLQATNNGAAEGTGIRLNVDQAHNLLGKNIPSSLVDYTLGTQINLFGSYPEESDIVPSAIFTAVFAILGILHLIIFCMNFSRGHYFWLSLGWFGYCVTRVVGWALRIAWARNITVTQMGIANEVFLIIPSIILVSINLILAQRLFTWRHPVGGSRKLFWSIMIGLYIVVLGVIAMTIVASAIPYLYYLSERAYKNYQKVVQASAILIILYTLTAVSLIALSYFFKPTTKDENLYTYQPWWIESFHPFYFVRPHAAQEAEESFMKRNHNHRHAIRVIAATHHHYNVVQGLSNERGNLKHNTSLLIICSSTLFLFIGSVLRSIAVFQARFNRDEGPVCAPVAMYIVWGLLETIINLSYIIGRVDLRFYRPDVLPAAVRAIITAEQTNRPSVMPSEQATLDGDNISLDQSEFDFSDSESLPPNYYENKHEKEDAVTEDNESEFYF, encoded by the coding sequence ATGAGTGAAGGTTATTCCGCAACACATGGGTTGATGATGTTCTTGCAGGCCACCAATAATGGGGCCGCAGAAGGAACTGGTATTAGATTGAATGTTGATCAAGCCCATAATCTTTTAGGAAAAAATATTCCATCTTCATTAGTGGATTACACCTTAGGAACACagattaatttatttggatCGTATCCAGAAGAAAGTGATATAGTACCATCAGCTATCTTCACAGCCGTGTTTGCGATATTGGGAATATTGCATTTGATTATCTTTTGcatgaatttttcaagagGCCATTATTTCTGGTTGTCGTTGGGGTGGTTCGGATATTGTGTTACGAGAGTGGTTGGATGGGCACTTCGGATTGCGTGGGCCAGAAATATCACCGTAACGCAGATGGGGATTGCCAATGAGGtgtttttgattattcCGTCGATCATTCTTGTGTCTATCAACTTGATTCTAGCGCAAAGATTGTTTACTTGGAGACATCCAGTAGGTGGTTCAAGGAAGCTCTTCTGGTCCATTATGATTGGTCTTTATATTGTTGTGCTCGGGGTCATTGCCATGACTATTGTTGCGTCCGCCATACCctatttgtattatttgtCTGAAAGAGCATACAAGAACTACCAGAAAGTGGTGCAAGCAAGTGccattttgattatattgtaCACTTTAACAGCGGTCAGTTTGATTGCCTTATCGTATTTCTTCAAGCCAACCACCAAGGATGAAAACTTATACACATACCAACCATGGTGGATTGAATCGTTCCACCCGTTCTATTTTGTTCGTCCGCACGCTGCCCAGGAGGCCGAAGAGTCCTTCATGAAGAGGAACCACAATCACCGTCACGCCATTCGTGTTATAGCCGCAACTCATCACCACTACAATGTTGTCCAGGGTTTAAGTAACGAAAGAGGTAACTTGAAACACAACACATCCTTATTGATCATTTGTCTGTCCACtcttttccttttcatAGGTTCCGTATTAAGATCAATTGCGGTTTTCCAGGCCAGATTCAACAGAGACGAGGGCCCTGTATGTGCACCCGTGGCCATGTATATAGTATGGGGGCTTTTGGAAACAATAATCAACTTGTCATACATCATTGGTAGGGTTGATTTGAGATTCTATAGACCAGATGTCTTACCTGCAGCGGTCAGAGCCATCATTACTGCGGAACAAACAAACCGTCCCTCAGTCATGCCTTCAGAACAAGCTACCCTTGACGGTGACAATATATCTCTCGACCAGtctgaatttgattttagtGATTCGGAATCATTACCTCCTAATTACTACGAAAACAAACACGAAAAGGAAGATGCAGTCACAGAGGACAATGAGTctgaattttatttctgA
- a CDS encoding DEHA2D07656p (weakly similar to uniprot|P38877 Saccharomyces cerevisiae YHR191C CTF8 kinetochore protein) — translation MPTTKIDYSVAHNILNEKTLNEGESIENDKIISTPYGLSILEIQGELNLPQSFPQANENHKPEYLENFARVNDIYEAVKFGRLEFDPKNQSNVTLYIGKSQRLLGSMVNLETPLAVLRIKTETNNEDTEHGSLEENKDESIKIVDIVKKKIIFKQRPLPIM, via the coding sequence ATGCCTACAACCAAGATTGACTATAGCGTTGCTcataatattcttaatgAAAAGACTCTCAACGAAGGTGAGCTGATAGAGAACGACAAAATCATTTCGACACCATATGGTTTATCGATATTGGAAATACAAGGTGAACTAAACCTCCCACAGTCCTTTCCTCAGGCCAATGAAAACCACAAGCCCgaatatttggaaaattttgcTCGTGTCAATGATATATATGAAGCTGTGAAATTTGGAAGACTAGAATTCGACCCTAAGAACCAGTCTAACGTGACGTTGTATATTGGGAAATCGCAGAGATTGTTAGGATCAATGGTTAATTTAGAGACCCCATTAGCAGTGCTACGGATAAAAACTGAGACAAACAATGAGGACACAGAGCATGGCTCTCTcgaagaaaacaaagaCGAGAGTATAAAAATCGTGGATATtgtaaagaagaagataatttTTAAACAGAGACCTTTACCTATCATGTAA